A genomic stretch from Phycisphaerae bacterium includes:
- a CDS encoding PepSY-like domain-containing protein, which yields MEKKWIQLASFGALMIGVAAFAVWAEGKAKEVKVTLDQVPAAVREALTKAAGNAKIAEIEKETENGVVTYEATFFVDGKEKEVKVTAEGKVVKEDEGDEDEKEGDEEKEEKIAMDQVPAKARDALMKLVGDGTVTEVVKEIEDGVVSYEAEWTAKGQSHEAEVTEEGALVSTEETVDMNAVPEAVRKAAAKRFPAGAKLTFSKEIEVTYEVSCTIDGKEKEIEISPSGQIDDDDEGDDDEEDEDDDEDDEEDDDDK from the coding sequence ATGGAAAAGAAATGGATTCAATTGGCTTCGTTTGGCGCTTTGATGATTGGAGTGGCCGCCTTCGCAGTCTGGGCCGAGGGCAAGGCCAAAGAGGTGAAGGTGACTCTGGATCAGGTACCGGCCGCTGTTCGCGAGGCGCTCACCAAGGCGGCGGGCAACGCCAAGATTGCCGAGATCGAGAAGGAAACCGAAAACGGGGTGGTAACCTACGAGGCGACGTTCTTCGTGGACGGCAAGGAGAAAGAAGTCAAAGTGACGGCCGAGGGCAAGGTGGTCAAAGAGGATGAAGGCGACGAGGACGAGAAGGAGGGTGACGAGGAGAAGGAGGAAAAGATCGCCATGGACCAGGTGCCGGCCAAGGCTCGCGACGCCCTCATGAAGCTGGTCGGGGACGGCACGGTGACTGAAGTCGTCAAGGAGATTGAAGACGGCGTGGTGTCGTATGAAGCTGAATGGACGGCCAAGGGCCAAAGCCACGAGGCCGAGGTCACTGAAGAAGGCGCACTGGTCTCCACCGAGGAGACTGTGGACATGAACGCGGTACCCGAGGCGGTTCGGAAGGCTGCGGCCAAGCGCTTCCCTGCCGGGGCCAAGCTGACGTTCTCGAAGGAGATTGAGGTGACCTATGAGGTGAGCTGTACGATCGACGGCAAGGAGAAGGAGATCGAGATCTCACCAAGCGGCCAGATCGACGATGACGACGAAGGAGATGATGACGAAGAGGATGAGGATGACGATGAGGATGATGAGGAGGATGACGATGACAAGTGA
- a CDS encoding NTP transferase domain-containing protein, with protein sequence MWHAVIMAGGSGTRLWPLSRPARPKQLLRLFKGESLLRRSFDRLAGLLPPERIHVIANGDYAAVMRAELPELPAENFMAEPCARDTANAVGLAAHLLAAKDPAGTMGIFTADHIIEPVDLFRETVRRGFETADHHPDALVTFGVVPRSAHTGYGYVRRGRRIAAGVHEVLQFKEKPDRATAEAYLASGEYYWNSGMFAWRIATVIEQIRRWQPATHEGLRDVVAQFHEPGMSAAIRERFGALPRISVDYAILEKAEVVLTVEMNCRWLDVGSWTALAEVFEPDATGNTVAAPNVRTLDARDSIFVSEGGHLIAAIGVRDLMVIHADDATLICRREDAQRIKEMVEMLSGATGGVPGPVIQG encoded by the coding sequence ATGTGGCACGCGGTGATCATGGCGGGAGGTTCGGGCACGCGGTTGTGGCCGCTGAGCCGCCCGGCGCGGCCCAAGCAGTTGCTCCGGTTGTTCAAGGGAGAATCGCTGCTTCGCCGCTCGTTCGATCGGCTGGCGGGCCTGTTGCCACCCGAGCGGATCCACGTCATCGCGAACGGCGACTACGCTGCGGTGATGCGAGCCGAGCTACCGGAGCTGCCTGCGGAGAACTTCATGGCCGAGCCGTGTGCCCGGGACACGGCCAACGCGGTCGGTCTGGCCGCTCATCTGTTGGCCGCCAAGGACCCGGCCGGCACGATGGGCATCTTCACTGCGGATCACATCATCGAGCCGGTGGACCTGTTTCGCGAAACCGTTCGGCGCGGGTTTGAAACCGCCGATCACCATCCCGACGCCTTGGTCACGTTCGGCGTTGTGCCGCGCTCGGCTCATACCGGGTACGGTTACGTGCGCCGGGGGCGCAGGATCGCCGCGGGGGTTCACGAGGTTCTGCAGTTCAAGGAGAAGCCCGACCGGGCGACGGCCGAGGCCTACCTGGCGAGCGGCGAGTACTACTGGAACAGCGGCATGTTCGCCTGGCGAATCGCGACGGTGATCGAGCAGATCCGCAGATGGCAGCCGGCGACCCACGAGGGTTTGCGCGATGTGGTTGCCCAGTTTCACGAGCCGGGCATGTCTGCCGCGATCCGCGAGCGGTTTGGCGCCCTGCCCCGGATCTCCGTGGATTACGCGATCCTGGAGAAGGCCGAGGTCGTGCTGACCGTGGAGATGAACTGCCGCTGGCTGGATGTCGGCTCGTGGACCGCCTTGGCTGAGGTGTTCGAGCCGGATGCGACCGGCAATACGGTTGCTGCCCCGAATGTGCGTACCCTTGATGCTCGAGACAGCATTTTCGTCAGCGAGGGCGGCCATCTCATCGCGGCCATCGGCGTGCGGGACCTGATGGTCATTCACGCCGATGATGCAACCCTGATTTGCCGCCGCGAGGACGCCCAGCGGATTAAGGAGATGGTGGAGATGCTCTCCGGGGCGACCGGGGGGGTGCCGGGGCCCGTGATCCAGGGGTGA
- the rph gene encoding ribonuclease PH translates to MPRRTDGRRADELRPLQITRGYTRAAPGSVLIRTGQTVVLCTATIEESVPKWREGKGLGWVTAEYDMLPGSTGARRPRHRIQADGRATEIQRLIGRVIRSVVDFTALGERSIWLDCDVIQADGGTRTAAITGAYVALTDAVRRLMAESKIDRSPIAEPVAAISVGKVDGRLLLDLDYAEDSRAEVDFNVAMTASGKLVEVQGSGEGATFTRSELDRMMTLAGRGIRQLIAAQGNALARRK, encoded by the coding sequence ATGCCCAGACGAACCGATGGCCGCCGAGCCGATGAGTTGCGTCCCCTCCAGATCACTCGCGGCTACACGCGGGCTGCGCCCGGCTCCGTGCTCATCCGGACCGGCCAGACCGTCGTGCTGTGCACCGCCACGATCGAAGAGTCCGTCCCCAAGTGGCGCGAGGGCAAGGGCTTGGGCTGGGTCACGGCCGAATACGATATGCTGCCCGGTTCGACCGGGGCGCGACGGCCGCGGCACCGCATTCAAGCCGACGGGCGGGCCACCGAAATCCAGCGCCTCATCGGACGCGTGATCCGCAGCGTGGTGGACTTCACCGCCCTGGGCGAGCGAAGCATCTGGCTGGACTGCGATGTGATCCAGGCCGACGGCGGCACGCGGACGGCCGCGATCACCGGAGCGTATGTCGCCCTGACCGATGCCGTCCGCCGGCTGATGGCCGAGAGCAAGATCGACCGATCGCCGATCGCCGAGCCGGTGGCGGCGATCAGCGTGGGCAAGGTCGACGGGCGGTTGCTGCTGGACCTGGACTACGCCGAAGACTCGCGGGCCGAGGTCGATTTCAACGTGGCTATGACCGCGTCGGGCAAACTGGTCGAGGTCCAGGGCAGCGGCGAAGGCGCGACCTTCACCCGCTCCGAGTTGGACCGCATGATGACGCTGGCCGGTCGCGGGATCAGGCAACTGATCGCCGCCCAAGGCAACGCCCTGGCCAGGAGGAAGTGA
- a CDS encoding sensor histidine kinase N-terminal domain-containing protein: MRSMRSRLLLGTVAGAALILSTTGVTLYLVVRASLTAEFDKALADKARTLAAMAEIENGRVELDIKDLDMPEFRRSDRPEYLQVWKADGGVMYRSPSLGRGDLGQRQGSLDAPRFHPAILPDGEAGRVISVTFQPRPESEKGVLRPPPSQDSPRLALALARRTGEVDAVLARLRYLLVIVGGVAVLVTSIALVSVVHGGLGPLRRLAERLEDLDGENLSARVELPRAPTELAPIVDRLNDLLARLEASFRREKAFTSDVAHELRTPLAGLRSTLEVSASKPREADAYQTAIQESLAITRQMQTMVQNLLCLARLETDQVHAARECVEVTTLLRECWGMVNREAMERGLRITWDLADPCLVETDSHKLRQVFQNLLDNAVTYTDGGGSIEIKAKASDSRALIEITNTGCRLAPKDSERVFDRFWRGDSTRGDTGVHCGLGLSLAQRLVALLKGDIQAESTRDGRFCVRVSVGSWVRRPALPAAP, translated from the coding sequence ATGAGGTCCATGCGGTCACGACTGCTGCTGGGCACAGTGGCCGGGGCGGCGCTGATTCTGTCGACGACAGGTGTGACCCTCTACTTGGTGGTTCGGGCATCGCTGACGGCGGAGTTTGACAAGGCTCTGGCAGACAAGGCTCGAACCCTGGCGGCCATGGCGGAAATCGAGAACGGCCGGGTGGAGTTGGACATCAAGGATCTGGATATGCCTGAGTTCCGGCGATCCGACCGGCCGGAGTATCTGCAGGTCTGGAAAGCCGACGGCGGGGTCATGTATCGCTCGCCTTCGCTGGGGCGCGGGGACCTCGGTCAGCGCCAAGGATCGCTCGATGCCCCGCGATTCCATCCGGCCATTCTGCCGGATGGCGAGGCTGGCCGGGTGATCAGCGTGACCTTCCAGCCCCGCCCAGAAAGCGAAAAGGGAGTGCTACGCCCTCCGCCTTCGCAGGACAGTCCGCGACTTGCGTTGGCTCTCGCTCGGCGCACCGGCGAGGTCGACGCGGTGCTTGCCCGATTGAGGTATCTACTGGTCATTGTGGGAGGGGTGGCGGTCCTCGTAACCAGCATCGCCCTGGTGTCCGTGGTCCACGGCGGCCTGGGACCGTTGCGACGCCTGGCCGAGCGGCTAGAGGATTTGGATGGTGAAAACCTCTCCGCTCGCGTCGAGCTCCCACGCGCCCCCACCGAGCTGGCTCCGATCGTTGATCGCCTGAACGATCTCCTGGCCCGGTTGGAGGCGTCGTTTCGTCGCGAGAAAGCGTTCACGTCCGACGTCGCCCACGAACTGCGGACCCCACTGGCTGGCCTGCGGAGCACGCTCGAGGTTTCAGCGTCGAAGCCACGCGAAGCCGACGCTTATCAAACCGCCATTCAGGAAAGCCTGGCCATCACCCGCCAGATGCAGACCATGGTCCAGAACCTCCTCTGCCTTGCCCGCCTGGAGACAGACCAGGTTCATGCTGCCCGCGAATGCGTGGAAGTGACCACACTGCTACGGGAATGCTGGGGAATGGTGAATCGAGAGGCGATGGAACGAGGACTGCGAATCACGTGGGATTTGGCGGACCCCTGCCTCGTCGAGACCGATAGCCACAAGCTCCGCCAGGTGTTCCAGAACCTGCTCGACAATGCGGTCACTTACACTGATGGGGGTGGTTCAATCGAGATCAAGGCCAAGGCGAGCGATTCACGGGCTCTGATCGAAATCACCAATACGGGATGCCGGCTTGCCCCCAAGGACAGCGAAAGGGTTTTCGATCGTTTCTGGCGCGGCGATAGCACGCGGGGGGATACCGGAGTTCACTGCGGCCTGGGCCTATCGCTCGCTCAGAGGCTCGTCGCCCTGCTGAAGGGGGATATCCAGGCCGAATCAACGAGAGACGGTCGTTTCTGCGTTCGCGTTTCGGTCGGGTCTTGGGTACGCCGCCCCGCCCTGCCGGCCGCTCCGTAG
- a CDS encoding aspartate aminotransferase family protein — MTSQEIFDLYGRCVIPNYARFQVAIVRAEGSRMWDADGKCYLDLFPGWGCSLLGYCHPRVVEAIRQQAGKLIHIDNLFYTEEGARLGELIHRHGFGGQSFFCNSGAEANEAAIKLARRHAGRGRYKIITMERSFHGRTYGAMSATAQSKTHAGHEPLVPGFVYVPFNDLDAVEKAIGDETAAIMLEPIQGEGGVRIPDEGYLPALREMCDENHLLLILDEVQTGCGRTGTWFGYQHYPIEPDIMTLAKALGGGAPIGAMVAQPEVAASLKPGAHASTYGANPLVVAAAIAMFEAVEQESLLEAAKRKSAYILEKTGELQRQFGIVEAVRGRGLMIAIELSVPGKPIVNAAMQRGLRINCTQDTVLRLLPALTITTAEIDEAFEVLTEAMKEAEGKLVTT; from the coding sequence ATGACGAGTCAGGAGATCTTTGACCTCTACGGGCGATGTGTCATTCCCAACTACGCCCGTTTCCAGGTGGCCATCGTGCGGGCCGAGGGCTCGCGAATGTGGGACGCCGACGGCAAGTGCTACCTTGACCTTTTCCCCGGCTGGGGCTGCAGCCTGCTGGGCTACTGCCATCCCCGCGTGGTCGAGGCCATCCGCCAACAGGCCGGCAAGCTCATTCATATCGACAACCTGTTCTACACCGAGGAAGGCGCCCGGCTGGGTGAACTCATCCACCGCCACGGCTTCGGCGGGCAGAGCTTCTTCTGCAACAGCGGAGCGGAGGCCAACGAGGCCGCCATCAAACTCGCCCGGCGCCACGCCGGCCGCGGGCGCTACAAGATCATTACCATGGAGCGGAGCTTCCATGGCCGCACCTACGGGGCCATGTCCGCCACCGCCCAATCCAAGACCCACGCGGGGCACGAGCCGCTCGTCCCCGGGTTCGTCTACGTCCCGTTCAACGACCTCGACGCGGTCGAAAAGGCGATCGGCGACGAAACCGCCGCCATCATGCTCGAGCCTATCCAGGGCGAGGGCGGCGTACGCATCCCCGACGAGGGATACTTGCCCGCCCTGCGCGAGATGTGCGACGAAAACCACCTCCTGCTCATTCTGGACGAGGTCCAGACCGGCTGCGGGCGGACGGGAACGTGGTTCGGCTATCAACATTATCCGATCGAGCCGGACATCATGACCCTGGCCAAGGCCCTGGGCGGCGGAGCCCCGATCGGAGCCATGGTCGCCCAGCCCGAGGTCGCCGCCTCGCTCAAACCCGGCGCCCACGCCTCGACCTACGGAGCCAACCCCCTGGTCGTTGCCGCCGCAATCGCCATGTTCGAGGCCGTCGAGCAAGAGAGCCTGCTCGAGGCGGCCAAGCGTAAGAGCGCCTATATCCTCGAGAAAACCGGCGAACTCCAGCGGCAGTTCGGAATCGTCGAGGCGGTCCGCGGGCGCGGCTTGATGATCGCCATCGAGCTGTCCGTGCCGGGCAAGCCTATCGTCAACGCGGCCATGCAGCGCGGCCTGCGCATCAACTGCACCCAGGACACCGTGCTGCGGCTGCTGCCCGCCCTGACCATCACGACCGCGGAGATCGACGAGGCGTTCGAGGTTCTGACCGAGGCCATGAAAGAAGCGGAAGGCAAACTGGTGACCACATGA
- a CDS encoding DUF1080 domain-containing protein, with the protein MARLMAVIMAGMAIGAGGTHAAEKEKKNARPKVPAAAASNPNKEAFAKDTVVPVVYIDKKHAPDVGKGWQPLFNGKDLEGWKPLAKNQKLTWKAVDGVLATSFKEPEHGCNIRSTKEFTDFEFYCEFKVPKNGNSGVFVRGLFEVQVRGDYGMNLDDPAIDWGTGAFYGQKRPAKNASRPADEWQSMYIKVVGDKATVFVNSEQVQRDFVLAKPTHRYDEMKDVKESGPGPIILQGDHKPIEYRHLMIRPLGLKKSDK; encoded by the coding sequence ATGGCAAGGCTTATGGCGGTGATCATGGCGGGCATGGCCATCGGCGCAGGCGGCACGCATGCCGCGGAGAAGGAGAAGAAGAACGCCAGGCCCAAGGTCCCGGCTGCCGCAGCCTCCAATCCGAACAAGGAGGCCTTCGCAAAGGACACGGTCGTCCCGGTCGTGTACATCGACAAGAAGCACGCCCCGGATGTCGGCAAGGGCTGGCAGCCACTGTTCAACGGCAAGGACCTCGAGGGCTGGAAACCGCTGGCCAAGAATCAGAAGCTGACCTGGAAGGCGGTGGACGGCGTTCTGGCCACCTCCTTCAAGGAACCCGAACACGGGTGCAACATTCGCTCCACCAAGGAGTTCACCGACTTCGAGTTCTACTGCGAGTTCAAGGTGCCCAAGAACGGCAACAGCGGCGTCTTCGTGCGCGGCCTGTTCGAAGTCCAGGTCCGCGGCGACTACGGCATGAACCTGGACGACCCCGCGATCGACTGGGGCACCGGCGCCTTCTACGGGCAGAAACGGCCGGCGAAGAACGCCAGCCGCCCGGCCGACGAGTGGCAGAGCATGTACATCAAGGTCGTCGGCGACAAGGCCACCGTGTTCGTCAACAGCGAGCAGGTCCAGAGGGATTTTGTCCTGGCCAAGCCGACCCACCGCTATGACGAGATGAAAGACGTCAAGGAGAGCGGCCCGGGGCCGATTATCCTTCAGGGCGACCATAAGCCCATCGAGTACCGCCACCTGATGATCAGGCCGCTCGGGCTCAAGAAGTCCGACAAGTAA
- the argF gene encoding ornithine carbamoyltransferase, with protein sequence MNSDIPQTLRSLKHFLAIRDVDADVLKTLIDFSIRRKSEFKQGKFKPVWQGKVLAMIFQKASLRTRLGFEAAMVQLGGHAVNLDDQHVGITRREDVRDVARVISSMCDVIMARVFGHQLVVELSAFSSVPVVNGLSDWAHPCQALADLMTIKERFSELHGRKLAYIGDANNVARSLLNGCLKTGMRFVIAAPEGYRLDRGQVESAQMMAAKSGASFAETNQPAEAVKDADVVYTDVWTSMGQEGEAEQRARDFTGFQINAELMKAAQPTAVVMHCLPAHRGDEITSEVLDGSQSIVFQQAENRLHSQRALLEVLLTNAADAKK encoded by the coding sequence ATGAACAGCGACATCCCGCAAACCCTGCGGTCCTTGAAACACTTCCTGGCCATCCGCGACGTGGACGCCGACGTCCTCAAGACGCTGATCGACTTCAGCATCCGCCGGAAGAGCGAGTTCAAGCAGGGCAAGTTCAAGCCCGTGTGGCAGGGTAAGGTCCTGGCGATGATCTTCCAGAAGGCGTCACTGCGGACCCGGCTTGGCTTCGAGGCCGCCATGGTCCAGCTCGGTGGACATGCCGTCAACCTCGACGACCAGCATGTCGGAATCACCCGGCGCGAAGACGTCCGAGACGTCGCCCGGGTAATCTCCTCCATGTGCGACGTGATCATGGCCAGAGTCTTCGGACACCAGCTGGTGGTGGAGCTGTCCGCGTTCAGCTCGGTGCCGGTGGTGAACGGCCTGAGCGATTGGGCCCATCCCTGCCAGGCGCTGGCCGACCTCATGACCATCAAGGAACGTTTCAGCGAACTGCACGGCCGCAAGCTGGCCTACATCGGCGACGCCAACAACGTCGCCCGCTCGCTGCTGAACGGCTGCCTGAAAACCGGGATGCGATTCGTGATCGCGGCCCCGGAAGGCTACCGCCTGGACCGCGGGCAGGTCGAGTCCGCCCAGATGATGGCCGCCAAGAGCGGAGCCTCCTTCGCCGAAACCAATCAGCCGGCCGAAGCGGTCAAGGACGCCGACGTGGTCTACACCGACGTGTGGACCAGCATGGGTCAGGAGGGGGAGGCCGAGCAGCGGGCCAGGGATTTCACCGGCTTCCAGATCAACGCCGAACTGATGAAGGCGGCTCAGCCGACGGCCGTGGTCATGCACTGCCTGCCGGCCCACCGTGGCGACGAAATCACCAGCGAAGTGCTGGATGGATCGCAGTCCATCGTCTTCCAGCAGGCCGAGAACCGGCTGCATTCCCAGCGGGCGCTGCTCGAAGTCCTGCTGACCAACGCGGCCGACGCGAAGAAATGA
- the rdgB gene encoding RdgB/HAM1 family non-canonical purine NTP pyrophosphatase — protein sequence MREILLATGNQDKAREMEEILSIVEAGMEPLIRWRRLSEYPGIAEPVEDGRTLRANAELKAHYYARRTGLWTIADDSGLEVDALAGEPGVRSARYAGEKAGAKANNLLLIQKLAGVPHARRSARFRCVVVLSDGLRCLASAEGTIEGRIIDQARGSNGFGYDPHFWYDPDGMTTAEMTSARKHEVSHRGQALKGLREQLGALLGSAEVA from the coding sequence ATGCGCGAGATCTTGCTGGCAACAGGGAACCAGGACAAGGCCCGAGAGATGGAAGAGATCCTCTCCATCGTCGAGGCCGGCATGGAACCGCTCATCCGCTGGCGGCGGCTGTCGGAGTACCCGGGTATCGCCGAGCCGGTTGAGGACGGCCGCACCTTGCGGGCCAACGCCGAGCTCAAAGCCCATTACTACGCCCGCAGGACCGGACTCTGGACGATCGCCGACGACTCCGGGCTCGAGGTCGACGCCCTGGCCGGCGAACCCGGCGTCCGCTCCGCCCGCTATGCCGGCGAGAAGGCTGGAGCGAAGGCGAACAACCTGCTGCTGATCCAGAAACTGGCCGGTGTTCCGCACGCAAGGCGGTCGGCTCGATTCCGGTGTGTCGTGGTCTTGTCCGACGGCCTGCGCTGCCTCGCGTCAGCCGAAGGTACGATCGAAGGCCGGATCATTGACCAAGCCCGGGGCTCCAACGGCTTCGGCTATGATCCTCATTTCTGGTACGACCCGGACGGAATGACCACTGCCGAGATGACCTCCGCCCGAAAGCACGAGGTCAGCCATCGCGGCCAAGCCCTCAAGGGCCTGCGGGAACAGCTTGGCGCCCTGCTCGGATCGGCGGAGGTGGCGTGA
- a CDS encoding response regulator transcription factor, with translation MRILLVEDYAPLRKSTAQGLEEAGFAVDAAADGEEGLWYAKSNDYDVIILDLMLPGIDGLTILKRLREAGSAVHVLILTARDTLEDRVKGLNIGADDYLIKPFAFEELLARVRALVRRRYETKNPVIRIGDLEIDTAGRVVRRAGETIELTAREYALLEYLALRAGQLVSRTEIWEHVYDFHSSAQSNVVDVYIGYLRHKTEREGTTRLIHTRRGQGYVLEEESG, from the coding sequence ATGCGGATCCTGCTGGTTGAAGATTATGCTCCGTTGCGGAAATCGACGGCCCAGGGCCTCGAGGAGGCCGGGTTCGCGGTCGATGCCGCGGCCGACGGGGAAGAGGGGCTGTGGTACGCCAAGTCGAACGACTACGACGTCATCATTCTGGACTTGATGCTTCCGGGTATCGATGGCCTGACCATTCTGAAACGCTTGCGCGAGGCCGGCAGCGCGGTTCATGTCCTGATTCTTACCGCTCGCGACACGCTGGAGGACAGGGTGAAGGGTCTGAACATCGGAGCGGATGACTACCTGATCAAGCCGTTCGCGTTCGAGGAACTGCTGGCCCGCGTGCGGGCCCTGGTGCGGCGACGATATGAGACCAAGAACCCGGTGATTCGGATCGGTGATCTGGAGATCGACACCGCCGGCCGGGTGGTCCGCCGTGCCGGGGAAACGATCGAATTGACCGCCCGCGAATACGCTTTGCTGGAGTATCTGGCCTTGCGCGCCGGCCAACTCGTGAGTCGAACAGAGATCTGGGAACACGTGTACGATTTCCACTCGTCTGCACAAAGCAACGTGGTGGACGTTTACATCGGCTACCTGCGGCACAAAACCGAACGCGAAGGCACAACTCGCCTCATCCACACGCGCCGCGGGCAGGGATATGTTCTGGAGGAGGAGTCGGGATGA
- the cysK gene encoding cysteine synthase A yields the protein MARLYDDITQTIGSTPLVRINRIIKAPATVYAKLEYFNPLSSVKDRIGVAMIETGERAGKITKDTLLVEPTSGNTGIALAFVCAAKGYRLVLTMPESMSIERRSLLRALGAEVVLTPAQEGMRGAIARAEQIVRDTPGAIMPQQFQNPANPAMHRRTTAQEIWNDTDGKADILVAGVGTGGTITGIGEELKKRKPSFQCIAVEPAASPVITQKRAGKELAAGPHKIQGIGAGFIPDVLNIGIIDDVVQVTNEDAFAWARRAAKEEGILCGISSGAALCAAAQVAGRVENAGKMIIAILASAGERYLSTPLFQEG from the coding sequence ATGGCCCGGCTCTACGATGACATCACTCAGACGATCGGCAGCACGCCGCTGGTGCGGATCAACCGGATCATCAAGGCGCCGGCCACGGTCTACGCCAAGCTCGAGTACTTCAACCCGTTGTCGAGCGTGAAGGATCGCATTGGGGTGGCCATGATCGAGACCGGCGAGCGGGCGGGGAAGATCACCAAGGATACCCTGCTGGTTGAACCCACCTCGGGCAACACCGGCATCGCCCTGGCCTTCGTGTGCGCGGCCAAGGGCTACAGGCTCGTCCTGACCATGCCCGAGAGCATGTCGATCGAACGGCGGAGTCTGCTGCGGGCTTTGGGCGCCGAGGTCGTGCTCACGCCCGCCCAGGAAGGCATGCGTGGAGCCATCGCCCGGGCGGAGCAGATCGTCCGCGACACGCCCGGCGCGATCATGCCCCAGCAGTTCCAGAACCCGGCCAACCCGGCCATGCACCGCAGGACCACCGCCCAGGAGATCTGGAACGACACCGACGGGAAGGCGGACATTCTCGTCGCCGGCGTTGGCACGGGCGGCACCATCACCGGCATCGGCGAGGAGCTCAAGAAGCGCAAGCCTTCGTTCCAATGCATCGCCGTGGAGCCAGCGGCCTCGCCGGTCATCACCCAGAAGCGAGCGGGCAAGGAACTTGCCGCCGGACCCCACAAGATCCAAGGCATCGGCGCCGGGTTCATTCCCGACGTGCTGAACATCGGCATCATCGACGACGTCGTGCAGGTGACCAACGAGGACGCCTTCGCCTGGGCCCGCCGGGCGGCCAAGGAAGAGGGCATTCTCTGCGGCATCTCATCCGGCGCCGCCCTGTGCGCCGCCGCCCAGGTCGCCGGCCGGGTCGAGAACGCCGGCAAGATGATCATCGCCATCCTGGCCAGCGCCGGCGAGCGCTACCTGTCCACGCCTCTCTTCCAGGAGGGCTAG
- a CDS encoding arginyltransferase, protein MARAATQIHVLPGTERPCSYLPNRLSCAVSFMTASLSPGLYHDLMDQNFRRSGRLFYRPTCRQCDQCQAIRVPVAEFRPDRAQNRCLRRNRDLSVEIGDPDPSAEKYELFRRYLDARHDGKMAASREEFTEFLYDSPVVTREVVFRLGADLVGAAIIDVEPKAVSTVYCFFEPDLSQRSLGTFNILWSIAYCRQLGVPYLYLGYYVRDCRKMNYKSRFRPCEVLDFAAGWHRMT, encoded by the coding sequence ATCGCCCGGGCCGCCACCCAGATCCACGTCCTGCCCGGCACCGAGCGTCCCTGCTCCTACCTGCCCAACCGGTTGTCTTGCGCGGTGTCGTTCATGACCGCCTCGCTTTCGCCAGGCTTGTACCACGACCTCATGGACCAGAACTTCCGACGCAGCGGCAGGCTGTTCTACCGACCCACCTGCCGCCAATGCGACCAGTGCCAAGCGATCCGCGTCCCGGTCGCGGAGTTCAGACCGGACCGCGCTCAGAACCGCTGCCTGCGCCGCAACCGCGACCTGAGCGTCGAGATTGGCGATCCGGATCCGTCCGCCGAGAAATACGAGTTGTTCCGCCGGTACCTGGATGCCCGGCACGACGGCAAGATGGCCGCCAGTCGTGAGGAGTTCACCGAGTTCCTGTATGACTCGCCCGTCGTGACTCGGGAAGTCGTCTTCCGGCTGGGCGCGGACCTGGTTGGCGCGGCCATCATCGACGTGGAACCCAAAGCCGTCAGCACGGTCTACTGCTTCTTCGAACCCGACCTGTCCCAGCGTTCGCTGGGCACATTCAACATCCTGTGGAGCATCGCGTACTGCCGACAACTCGGCGTTCCGTATCTGTACCTGGGCTACTATGTACGGGATTGCCGCAAGATGAACTACAAGAGCCGGTTCCGCCCCTGCGAGGTGCTCGACTTTGCGGCTGGCTGGCATCGGATGACTTGA